DNA sequence from the Lachancea thermotolerans CBS 6340 chromosome H complete sequence genome:
TGCTGTAATTCTTCTGTTAAATCGCTCTCGACCAAAGATGCTTGATTGGTTAAATCAGAAGTAGCAGGCGTGattttgggcttcaaaTCAGACTCGGTTTGAGAAGCATTGGCAGGGGCTTCTTCTGCCGCGGGACTCATTAGTGCTGCGTCACTAACCTCAGTGCGCATCTCTTCCGTAACTCCagactcttcttcgttaCGGTCGAATGCTTCAacatctttcaagcttggaACTTCGGTGGATTGAGTGTCACTCATCTCTCTGACCGTTTGTGATGGATTTCAGCCGTTTTAATATGGTTGAAACGGCGATCATTATTTAATATAGGTACACGAGACAGACAATCTCATCAATTACGTTCAAAACCGTATCCAAGCCCCACTAGCCGCTCAAAAGAATCAGAGAGCACAAATTGGGGAGCATTTAACCATTCAAAAACCTAATTTACGTACTTTAAGCACTCATATAACCGTTAGCTAACTCTGCAGTTTCATCAAAGCCTGAGCCTCATCCTTGAGAAGAAAGTACAGAGAAGCTTGACTCAGACGGGGTAGACAGAACTGGGGCGAACTGAGAAGCACACCTACTAGAACCACAATACGATGCAGAGAAATTAGAGCAGTACTCAAAACATTCTGGGGATGAAGAAGGTTCAGTGCTCGGTTGCGGTTCGGGAAGAACGAGACCCAGGGTCAGACCCAAATCTCGCATCAATATCTCTGCTTCTGGCGCCGTGATGTTGGGAAAGCGAACACGCACAAAGCTTTCTCCAAACTCCAGTGGTAACGCGCCGTAATGCTCGTATATTTTTCGCACGCTCTCCTCAATATGACGTAGCTTGGCGTGGCAAGCGACCATCTTGTCGCGCCATTCATTGAGCGCCTCATCGCTCGCGAATACCATGGATGGCATGGTAGACATATCCAAGTGTGGGAGCTCAAACTGGACAACGCACCCCATAGCATCCAACTCTTCCAAAATACTAGGAGGTAGGTCCTGCTTGTGCGCCTGGATCATGCGGAAAACTTCCATCGCACGCACTGTCGAGACCTCGCGCGCTCCGAGTGATCTTTTGGGTGCTTGGCATGCCTGCAAAGGCACTCTTTGGCAATCCGCAGACTCATTTGCTGGCAGGAAGTCGTCCCATAGATTATAGAAGCAACGCAGGGATATCGAGAGGTTCTGGACTGCATCGTGTGTGATTTTGATAGCAGACGTTGAATACGCCCTCCCCGATTTAAAACG
Encoded proteins:
- the SPG5 gene encoding Spg5p (weakly similar to uniprot|P42933 Saccharomyces cerevisiae YMR191W SPG5 Protein required for survival at high temperature during stationary phase not required for growth on nonfermentable carbon sources), with product MSANSWRQWLKLTKRQLKQIRQTLDDEIQTVLERNIPRPQKSLVRIPVSTRPSAGFRNGSRYIHTQTQNVARGTGNAQSVGYARSVQGGARGTRPVLSSFNGMYRAPGGVPRGLFSNWNMTTSRFKSGRAYSTSAIKITHDAVQNLSISLRCFYNLWDDFLPANESADCQRVPLQACQAPKRSLGAREVSTVRAMEVFRMIQAHKQDLPPSILEELDAMGCVVQFELPHLDMSTMPSMVFASDEALNEWRDKMVACHAKLRHIEESVRKIYEHYGALPLEFGESFVRVRFPNITAPEAEILMRDLGLTLGLVLPEPQPSTEPSSSPECFEYCSNFSASYCGSSRCASQFAPVLSTPSESSFSVLSSQG